The following proteins come from a genomic window of Macaca thibetana thibetana isolate TM-01 chromosome 15, ASM2454274v1, whole genome shotgun sequence:
- the IFNK gene encoding interferon kappa: MSTIPNMIQKCLWLEFLMGTFIAGTLSLDCNLLNVHLRRVTWQNLRLLSSMSNSFPVECLRENIAFELPQEFLQYTQHMKRDIKKAFYEMSLQTFNIFSQHTFKSGKERHVKQIQIGLDQQAEYLNQCLEEDKNENEDMKEMKENEMKPSEARVPQLSNLELRRYFNRIDNFLKEKKYSDCAWEIVRVEIRRCLYYFYKFTALFRRK; encoded by the coding sequence atgagcacCATACCCAACATGATTCAAAAGTGTCTGTGGCTTGAGTTCCTTATGGGTACGTTCATTGCTGGCACCCTATCCCTGGACTGTAACTTACTGAATGTTCACCTGAGAAGAGTCACCTGGCAAAATCTGAGACTTCTGAGTAGTATGAGCAATTCATTTCCTGTAGAATGTCTACGAGAAAACATAGCTTTTGAGTTGCCCCAAGAATTTCTACAATACACCCAGCATATGAAGAGGGACATCAAGAAGGCCTTCTATGAAATGTCCCTACAGACCTTCAACATCTTCAGCCAACACACCTTCAAATCTGGGAAAGAGAGACACGTCAAACAAATCCAAATAGGACTTGATCAGCAAGCAGAGTACCTGAACCAATGCTTGGAGGAAGacaagaatgaaaatgaagacatgaaagaaatgaaagaaaatgagatgaaaCCCTCAGAAGCCAGGGTCCCCCAGCTGAGTAACCTCGAACTGAGGAGATATTTCAACAGGATAGACAatttcctgaaagaaaagaaatacagtgaCTGTGCCTGGGAGATTGTCCGAGTAGAAATCAGAAGATGTTTGTACTACTTTTACAAATTCACAGCTCTATTCAGGAGGAAATAA